From one Henningerozyma blattae CBS 6284 chromosome 1, complete genome genomic stretch:
- the TBLA0A02310 gene encoding uncharacterized protein (similar to Saccharomyces cerevisiae YPL247C; ancestral locus Anc_6.276), producing the protein MDMFNGSKRSSISFGSYQRTPNQSNYFPSGSPYSNNANNSNNNTSLNPGNPTNLNNNGNVGTTPTSSNSNQAYITRSPMYSPLNFTHQGGISPAYPQLFNFRNSTSMGTGPGVCEYESNRPLFALDWSQDDYVCLGSYKEDNLNKLQIIHTGDLLNWNRVAEYNVTYPVSNIQWIPAQLQPRKFATCSDSLRLWSLREDTSSIEEILNLSYCKYNKLRQNTTTNGTNDSRTSVGVDPSVLGQFPPITSFHWNPIDTNFLISSSIDTTCIVWDLQSNNYVKTQLIAHDSEVFDVRFLTQSTQLFASCGGDGSVRVFDLRSLAHSTIIYESAANTSMSNLSSGGMVDHPGSLNTSSRVGSVDLSSKSNALLRLEPSPTDPNVIATFGADSNSVLILDMRNPGTPVLTLDGHSAPINQIKWHPTKKNTILSSSDDCQVLYWNLNDPLTISPSENGEISANSSSVNINSDQAQDASSMSNVPIWNTRNDIKSMDTPFMSYTSKGREVNNIVWRPRNGDWFGAISGKRFQNVKVFS; encoded by the coding sequence atggaTATGTTTAATGGTTCCAAACGAAGCTCGATCTCATTTGGTAGTTATCAAAGAACGCCAAATCAAAGTAATTACTTTCCTTCTGGCTCTCCTTACAGTAACAATGccaataatagtaataataatactagtCTGAATCCAGGTAATCCCACAaatctaaataataatgggaATGTAGGAACCACACCCACAAGTAGTAATTCAAATCAAGCCTATATTACAAGATCACCTATGTATTCTCCTTTGAACTTTACTCATCAAGGTGGGATTAGTCCAGCTTATCCgcaattattcaattttagaaattcaACTTCTATGGGAACTGGTCCAGGTGTTTGTGAATATGAATCAAATAGACCTTTATTTGCATTAGATTGGAGTCAGGATGATTATGTGTGTCTTGGTTCCTATAAagaagataatttaaataaattacaaatcaTTCATACAGGTGATTTGCTAAATTGGAACAGGGTCGCTGAATATAATGTAACTTATCCAGTGAGCAATATCCAGTGGATTCCAGCTCAATTACAACCCAGAAAATTTGCTACCTGTTCCGATTCTCTAAGATTATGGTCCTTACGTGAAGATACTTCTTCTATTGAAGAAATCCTAAATTTATCGTATTGTAAGTATAACAAATTAAGACAGAATACAACCACTAATGGTACAAATGATTCAAGAACTTCTGTTGGTGTTGATCCATCAGTATTAGGGCAATTTCCACCTATCACTTCATTTCATTGGAACCCAATAGatacaaattttttgatatctAGTTCAATCGATACCACCTGTATTGTTTGGGATTTACAAAGCAACAATTATGTAAAGACGCAATTAATTGCGCATGATAGTGAAGTATTTGATGTTAGATTCTTAACGCAATCTACTCAGTTATTTGCAAGTTGTGGTGGTGATGGTAGTGTAAGAGTGTTCGATTTAAGATCATTAGCGCATAGTACCATCATTTATGAATCAGCAGCCAACACATCTATGTCAAATCTTTCTTCTGGTGGTATGGTCGATCATCCAGGCTCCTTAAATACATCTTCGAGAGTTGGCTCTGTCGATTtatcttcaaaatcaaatgcTTTACTCAGATTGGAACCTTCTCCAACGGATCCTAACGTTATTGCTACTTTTGGTGCTGATTCTAATAGcgttttaattttagacATGAGAAACCCGGGTACTCCTGTTCTAACATTAGATGGTCATTCAGCACCAATAAACCAAATTAAATGGCATccaaccaaaaaaaatacaattttaTCGTCAAGCGATGATTGTCAAGTCTTATATTGGAATTTAAATGATCCTTTGACTATTAGTCCATCTGAAAATGGCGAAATCTCAGCAAATAGTAGTAGTGTTAACATTAATTCCGATCAAGCACAGGATGCATCAAGCATGTCTAATGTTCCTATTTGGAATACaagaaatgatattaaaagcATGGATACACCATTCATGTCATATACTAGTAAAGGTAGAGaagttaataatattgtatGGAGACCAAGAAATGGTGATTGGTTTGGGGCTATCAGTGGCAAAAGATTTCAAAACGTTAAAGTGTTTTCTTGA
- the SGS1 gene encoding ATP-dependent DNA helicase SGS1 (similar to Saccharomyces cerevisiae SGS1 (YMR190C); ancestral locus Anc_6.278) yields the protein MVTKPSNNLRREHKWLKETTTIQEDKDLILNILTQTLPARKKIRSVTNIPDPIIISTTTTTNNNNTTSQSNLPSSLLNNTTKSSNTGVNNFDSIDLVTAELFATDDPIINQRAIPGTQISNKTSTDVTHYYSTPSTVSKKFKTSLINDNITSTPIPQVSSVDLRNKNKTLPSINSNIDIPNRKAVSQEIISKNQTSINNSHQKLILKQSELLNLFQQQSELLIEKCKILESDFLSEIDQKEKIKDEITPKLLQLKPKINFLEISITTLEKNTSSHNNNISSQISLRRDKIISQPTPSTTYRNHDEIIQLLDDDDEFDNDIIKPHNKEINKITVEEVDNNNNNNNDDDNDDENDETHISTMIDITTNKENSNSVIDSYSITPESQPPSDENNNNIKSRNLRTRKSINYKIPEKEDPFDYVMGPTDRINHSINNDSTEEAEADNASDYLQTQAEENDTHLNPSDIDFIVDDPLNNNINEDEDGDYYDQYYDESDADMSFANMEPPISDENLNSNNENLIEVINSSPMRKQSISNNIIGKNLESSMLLQSNTNINNNDNNKENHHNNSDENIPEINLLDYDFDKDPIDQDSNHIPTSNQDNGPTISYSDLEVIDDDDGFDNELAIISDDDLERFDEERETRTQLQEIHNIDDELSIISEKKLVEDSDSFHPAIKMEIVNKLNPDSQINFDDSDDDFSISEIESRHKEQPASSSISPRYPWTSELEHRLKETFKLSGFRPHQLEAINATLSGRDVFVLMPTGGGKSLCYQLPAVIKSGKTRGTTVVISPLISLMQDQVEHLLDNNIKACMFSSKGTADQRRQHFNLFIHGFLDLIYMSPEMISASEQCKRALKKLYDDGKLARVVIDEAHCVSNWGHDFRPDYKELKYFKREFPDIPMIALTATANEQVRMDIIHNLELNDPVFLKQSFNRNNLYYEVTKKTKNSIFQMSDEIKSRFKNQTGIVYCHSKNSCEQTSALLEKSGIKAAFYHAGMEPDDRLRVQKAWQADEIQVICATVAFGMGIDKPDVRFVYHFTVPRTLEGYYQETGRAGRDGKFSHCITYFSFRDIRSIQTMIERDKNLDKSNKEKHLNKLQQVLAYCDNITDCRRKLVLSYFNENFNSKDCHKNCDNCRFSSNAVTEERDVTEDAIRITKLVEAIHSKRVTMIYCRDVFKGSRSSKIVQAGHTELPEHGYGKKLQKSEIDRIFLNLINLRVLEDKPVMHGNGFSTNYVKLGPNARKLLNGKLEVKMTFTVSADNSRTSTAGPESTNNSRPTSASRNSRSTNNERISNNAKVPAPTFTSATQHLRSFSYQNDSNVSGNWKAPKASHPINLNNNYNSKSTQELSELAFAYEQLHEISLNVGNRLNPPVSNFLPDTIVRKVAKLLPVSEEEFGIIVGGNEHHKKNFDILRIKLWNYVKEN from the coding sequence ATGGTAACTAAGCCTTCAAACAATCTAAGAAGGGAACATAAATGGTTAAAAGAAACTACTACTATCCAAGAGGATAAAGAtcttattttaaatattttaactcAAACTTTGCCtgcaagaaaaaaaatacgaTCTGTAACAAATATACCTgatccaataataatttctacCACCACCACtacaaacaataataatacaacttCACAATCAAATCTCCCGAGTTCTCTACTCAACAATACCACTAAATCTTCCAACACAGgtgttaataattttgatagtATAGATCTAGTTACTGCTGAACTTTTTGCTACTGATGATCCCATCATAAATCAAAGAGCCATCCCAGGAACTCAAATAAGTAATAAAACTTCAACAGATGTAAcccattattattctacTCCTTCAACCGTATccaagaaatttaaaacatcccttataaatgataatattacatCTACACCAATTCCGCAAGTATCATCTGTTGATttgagaaataaaaataaaactttgccatcaattaattcaaatatagaTATTCCAAATAGAAAGGCAGTTTcacaagaaattatttccaaaaatCAAACAtccattaataattctcatcaaaaactaatattaaaacaaagtgaattattaaatctatttcaacaacaatctgaattattaattgaaaaatgcaaaatattagaatctGATTTTTTATCAGAAATTGaccaaaaagaaaaaattaaagatgaaattactccaaaattattacaattaaaacctaagattaattttttagaaatttctATTACaactttagaaaaaaatacttcATCACATAACAACAACATATCTTCACAAATTTCATTAAGGAgagataaaattatatcacAACCAACACCATCTACAACTTATAGAAATcatgatgaaattattcaacttcttgatgacgatgatgaatttgataatgatattataaaaCCTCATAATAAGGAAATTAACAAAATAACTGTCGAAGAagttgataataataataataataataatgacgATGACAATGAcgatgaaaatgatgaaactCATATTTCAACCATGATAGATATTACAACTAATAAGGAAAATAGTAACTCTGTAATAGATAGCTATTCAATTACTCCCGAAAGCCAACCACCTagtgatgaaaataataacaatattaaaTCACGAAATTtaagaacaagaaaatcAATCAACTATAAGATTCCTGAAAAGGAAGATCCATTTGATTATGTCATGGGGCCAACAGATAGAATAAATCATAGTATTAATAACGATTCCACTGAAGAAGCTGAAGCAGATAATGCGTCTGATTATCTTCAAACACAAGCTGAAGAAAACGATACTCATTTGAATCCCAGTGATATTGATTTTATCGTTGATGATCcacttaataataatatcaatgaagatgaagatggtGATTATTACGATCAATATTACGATGAATCTGATGCAGATATGAGCTTTGCTAATATGGAACCTCCAATTAgtgatgaaaatttaaattcaaataatgaaaatttgatcgaagtaataaattcatCACCAATGAGAAAACAAAgtatatcaaataatataattggaaaaaatcTTGAATCTTCAATGCTGCTCCaatcaaatacaaatataaacaataatgataataataaggaaaatcatcataataattCCGACGAAAATATACCTGAAATTAACCTTCTAGACTatgattttgataaagATCCTATAGATCAAGATTCTAATCATATACCAACTAGCAATCAAGATAATGGTCCAACAATATCTTATTCTGATTTAGAAgttattgatgatgatgatggaTTTGATAATGAACTAGCAATCATAtctgatgatgatttagaaaGGTTTGATGAGGAAAGAGAGACTAGAACTcaattacaagaaatacataatattgatgatgaactttcaataattagtgagaaaaaattagttgAAGACTCAGATTCATTCCATCCTGCAATAAAAATGGAGattgttaataaattaaatccAGATTCACAAATTAATTTCGATGATTCGGATGATGATTTTTCCATAAGTGAGATTGAAAGTAGACATAAAGAACAACCAGCGTCTTCTTCGATCTCGCCGAGATACCCTTGGACCTCAGAACTGGAACATAGATTAAAGGaaacatttaaattatcagGCTTTAGACCACACCAATTGGAAGCTATAAATGCTACTCTCTCTGGGCGAgatgtatttgtattaatgCCTACTGGTGGTGGTAAATCCCTTTGTTATCAACTTCCGGCTGTTATTAAATCAGGTAAAACAAGAGGCACTACTGTTGTCATTTCACCATTAATATCCCTTATGCAAGATCAAGTGGAACATCTATTAGATAACAATATCAAAGCTTGTATGTTTAGCTCCAAGGGGACAGCTGATCAAAGAAGACAACATTTTAATCTATTTATTCACGGATTTTTggatttaatttatatgtCTCCAGAAATGATCAGTGCTTCCGAACAATGTAAAAGagcattaaaaaaattatatgatGATGGAAAATTAGCCAGAGTTGTTATTGATGAAGCTCATTGTGTTTCCAATTGGGGTCATGATTTTAGACCAGattataaagaattaaaatattttaaaagagaATTCCCTGATATCCCAATGATTGCTTTAACAGCTACTGCAAATGAACAAGTTAGAATGGATATCATTCATAATTTAGAATTGAATGACCCTGTTTTCTTAAAGCAAAGTTTTAATAGAAACAATTTATACTATGAagttacaaaaaaaactaagAATAGTATTTTCCAAATGTCTGACGAAATAAAATCcagatttaaaaatcaGACAGGCATTGTTTATTGCCattctaaaaattcttgTGAACAAACTTCTGCTTTACTTGAAAAGAGTGGGATTAAAGCTGCCTTCTATCATGCAGGCATGGAACCAGATGATAGATTAAGGGTTCAAAAAGCTTGGCAAGCAGATGAAATTCAGGTTATCTGCGCTACTGTTGCCTTTGGTATGGGTATTGATAAGCCTGATGTTAGATTTGTTTATCATTTTACAGTTCCAAGGACACTTGAGGGTTATTATCAAGAAACAGGTCGTGCAGGTAGAGACGGTAAATTTTCTCATTGCATTACTTATTTTTCCTTTAGAGATATTAGATCTATTCAAACTATGATAGAAAGagataaaaatttagataaatctaataaagaaaaacatctaaataaattacaaCAAGTATTGGCTTACTGTGATAACATTACCGATTGTAGAAGAAAATTAGTTTTATCATACTTCAAcgaaaattttaattccaaAGATTGTCATAAAAATTGTGATAATTGCCGTTTTAGCAGCAATGCTGTTACAGAAGAGAGAGATGTTACAGAAGATGCTATAcgaattacaaaattagTAGAAGCTATCCATTCTAAAAGAGTTACCATGATTTATTGTAGGGATGTTTTTAAAGGGTCTAGAAGTTCTAAAATTGTACAAGCTGGCCATACTGAGCTACCAGAACATGGCTACGGTAAAAAACTTCAAAAATCAGAAATTGATAGAATattcttaaatttaattaatttacgTGTTTTAGAAGATAAACCTGTTATGCATGGAAATGGTTTCTCAACTAATTATGTTAAATTAGGCCCTAATGctagaaaattattaaatggaAAGTTAGAGGTTAAGATGACATTTACTGTTTCAGCAGATAATTCTCGAACTTCAACAGCTGGTCCAGAGTCAACTAATAACAGTAGACCTACATCTGCTTCTAGAAATTCTAGATctacaaataatgaaagaaTATCCAATAATGCCAAAGTCCCTGCCCCTACATTTACGAGTGCAACGCAACATCTTCGTTCTTTCAGTTATCAAAATGATTCTAACGTATCAGGGAATTGGAAAGCACCAAAAGCATCGCATCCAATCAAtctgaataataattataactCAAAATCTACTCAAGAACTTAGTGAACTTGCTTTTGCATATGAACAATTGCATGAGATCTCATTAAATGTAGGAAATAGATTAAATCCACCagtttccaattttttacCGGATACAATCGTTAGAAAGGTTGCTAAACTATTGCCAGTTagtgaagaagaatttggCATTATTGTTGGAGGAAATGAAcatcataaaaaaaatttcgatattttaagaataaaattatgGAATTACGTAAAAGAAAACTAG
- the SPG5 gene encoding Spg5p (similar to Saccharomyces cerevisiae SPG5 (YMR191W); ancestral locus Anc_6.280), translating to MIVRSMILSIALKTVLRNRSVHTHTHTHTQRDMTMLSNSFKLVGINKYLLRSWDMNLKWNWLKLLRGAGYVPLKIYSPSLIYCRDRFISYKSRFIKSNFVASRIDSKVWSTNTPRQGVNIVNKLFLQNKYGNTNGNIINTLLKFAQPKEKPQDIFNMIINQRIDKTIGSYIEFRPKIRGMDGMGFLNQENLAKMRVDASMHYEEFCKINDSIEQIFKQYGSLPMKNDGKRICIYFPNLFSDEVERLMIDIGIEEGVVYPMTEEVLSTNGIEPIFSNTTNFSPILSSSSGNGNGNGNGNSISNSISGYIFV from the coding sequence atgatAGTGAGGAGTATGATCTTATCAATAGCCCTAAAAACGGTACTAAGAAATAGGAGCgtacacacacacacacacacacacacacaaaGAGATATGACGATGCTTAGCAATAGCTTTAAATTAGTTGGGATCAACAAGTACCTATTAAGAAGCTGGGatatgaatttgaaatggAACTGGTTAAAACTGTTACGAGGGGCAGGATATGTTcctttgaaaatttatagtCCTAGTTTGATCTATTGCAGAGATCGGTTCATCTCTTATAAATCGAGGTTCATTAAATCAAACTTTGTTGCATCTAGAATAGACAGTAAAGTTTGGTCAACCAACACCCCTAGACAAGGGGTTAATAttgttaataaattgtttttgCAAAATAAGTATGGCAATACTAATGgcaatattatcaatacGTTATTGAAATTTGCCCAACCCAAGGAGAAACCTCAAGACATTTTCAATATGATAATTAATCAACGAATAGATAAGACTATTGGATCATATATAGAATTCCGACCCAAAATTAGGGGAATGGATGGGATGggatttttaaatcaagaGAATCTTGCAAAGATGCGAGTTGATGCAAGCATGCATTACGAAGAATTTTGCAAGATTAATGATTCCATTGAACAAATCTTTAAGCAATATGGATCATTACCCATGAAAAATGACGGGAAAAGAATTTGCATCTATTTCCCCAATTTATTTAGTGATGAAGTAGAAAGGTTAATGATCGATATTGGAATAGAAGAGGGAGTTGTGTATCCAATGACAGAAGAAGTATTAAGTACAAATGGTATTGAACctattttttcaaacacAACCAACTTTTCACCTATTTTATCTAGTAGTAGTGGCAATGGCAATGGCAATGGCAATGGCAACAGCATTAGCAACAGCATTAGCggatatatatttgtataa
- the MRPL24 gene encoding mitochondrial 54S ribosomal protein bL28m (similar to Saccharomyces cerevisiae MRPL24 (YMR193W); ancestral locus Anc_6.282), producing MKCNIVLFKEWKNVVTRRVKKIPDYKVGDAKPLYMPREAKRYPEYKYGESNIFQQSNKGLYGGSFIQFGHHVAENGIKTPKTWLPNIIKKRLWSETLGRDVEVKLTTKVLKTISKEGGLDKYLLKDKSARIKELGPFGWKLRYDVLKKMEDEKRKTTDPHEGKSLTENGDRVYYEDEKYRVIVGRRKLMKLLYPLEKERIESHGKQLHYRDFVDRYRQVGSIEMFYKLEQYGFEIGNISICK from the coding sequence ATGAAATGcaatattgtattatttaaagaatggAAAAACGTTGTTACACGTCGAGTGAAAAAAATCCCTGATTATAAAGTTGGTGATGCCAAACCATTATATATGCCCAGAGAAGCTAAAAGATATCCTGAATACAAGTATGGTGAatctaatattttccaaCAAAGTAATAAAGGGTTGTATGGTGGGTCGTTTATTCAATTTGGCCATCATGTAGCGGAAAATGGGATCAAGACACCCAAGACATGGTTACCtaatattatcaagaaACGGTTATGGAGTGAGACGTTAGGGAGAGATGTGGAAGTGAAACTGACTACCAAAGTGTTGAAAACTATTAGTAAAGAAGGTGGTCTAGATAAATATCTGTTAAAGGACAAGAGTGCaagaattaaagaattggGACCATTTGGATGGAAATTGCGTTATGATgtgttgaaaaaaatggagGATGAAAAGAGGAAAACGACCGATCCACACGAGGGCAAATCTCTAACTGAGAATGGCGACCGTGTTTATTACGAAGATGAGAAATATCGAGTTATAGTAGGACGTCGGAAGTTGATGAAGCTGCTGTACCCCTTGGAGAAAGAACGGATCGAAAGCCATGGCAAACAATTGCACTATCGTGATTTTGTGGATCGATATCGTCAAGTTGGGAGTATAGAGATGTTTTACAAGTTGGAACAGTATGGGTTTGAGATTGGTAATATTAGTATCTGTAAGTAG
- the RPL36A gene encoding 60S ribosomal protein eL36 (similar to Saccharomyces cerevisiae RPL36A (YMR194W) and RPL36B (YPL249C-A); ancestral locus Anc_6.283) encodes MAVKTGIAVGLNKGKQVVSMTPAAKISYKKGQSSQRTKFVRSLVREIAGLAPYERRLIDLIRNAGEKRARKVAKKRLGSFTRAKAKVEEMNNIIAASRRH; translated from the coding sequence ATGGCTGTCAAAACTGGTATTGCTGTTGGTTTGAACAAAGGTAAGCAGGTCGTCTCTATGACCCCAGCTGCCAAGATCTCATACAAGAAGGGCCAATCTTCTCAAAGAACCAAGTTCGTCAGATCTTTGGTCAGAGAAATCGCTGGTTTAGCTCCATACGAAAGAAGATTGATCGATTTGATCAGAAACGCCGGTGAAAAGAGAGCCAGAAAGGTCGCCAAGAAGAGATTGGGTTCTTTCACCAGAGCCAAGGCTAAGGTTGAAGAAATGAACAACATCATTGCTGCCTCTCGTCGTCATTAG
- the TBLA0A02370 gene encoding uncharacterized protein, with product MDSRAKAYHVRHGHGTERYAAFYQGQYPMLIYIYIYKCYYKRLIDMIDKGQWQHSGRRRRGTESGRGPARKRREPRVKMKSENPRSQSTTRSRIVVDLPQQQRQKRIDRTTRKRGQNHENKKKATKFLSAFSRRIWRARLEKGTPGRTPGGKPGGKDRQKSQEKKRKGHTDQKDRAWEIDPTSIPR from the coding sequence ATGGACAGTAGGGCAAAGGCGTATCACGTGCGTCACGGTCACGGGACAGAGCGATATGCAGCTTTTTATCAGGGGCAGTATCCAAtgcttatatatatatatatatataaatgcTACTATAAGAGATTAATAGATATGATAGATAAAGGACAATGGCAGCACAGTGGCAGGCGCAGACGCGGTACCGAAAGCGGAAGGGGCCCGGCGCGAAAACGACGAGAGCCACGagtaaaaatgaaaagcGAAAACCCAAGATCGCAATCTACAACTAGATCGAGAATAGTAGTGGATTTGCCGCAACAGCAACGGCAAAAGCGAATCGATCGGACGACGCGAAAAAGAGGGCAGAACCACgaaaacaagaaaaaagcCACGAAATTCCTGAGCGCGTTTTCGCGTCGGATCTGGCGGGCCAGACTGGAAAAAGGAACGCCGGGCAGAACGCCAGGTGGAAAGCCAGGCGGAAAAGACAGGCAGAAAAGTCAGGAAAAGAAACGGAAAGGCCACACAGACCAAAAAGACAGGGCTTGGGAAATAGACCCCACTTCCATCCCACGTTGA
- the TBLA0A02380 gene encoding uncharacterized protein (similar to Saccharomyces cerevisiae CLN1 (YMR199W) and CLN2 (YPL256C); ancestral locus Anc_6.293) produces the protein MGLTVTAKQTYYPIELSNAELLAHYEAVQEYHRDISRHAVLQSARFKPDPALIAQQPEMPPALTRQPVVTFLYELSVLSRVTDGIFYHAVRLYDRYCSKRVVLKDQSKLVVATCLWLAAKTWGGCNHVINNVSVPTGGRFYGPNPRSRIPRLSELVHYCGGPNVFDESMFMQMERHILDTLAWDIYEPMINDYVLNVDENCLIQYELYKRQLEHNKKCLSKRQSQSSVDSDATVNDIPEHDDDDDDDVDDDDLQDDQDLHMKIQLIHLKKFLIELSAWNYRLLDYEMFEVASGICSLINRFTSHDQGPFLIAPTISPARSTQLINLLISSLLHLPESLLAVHRDCPDITCFVAKVKSYNEQLQRQIRLASSLDLSRKLSATASANASNTASAAAAAAAAAAAASSAPPSSPAYPTPSYTPIRNTSTASDNSIFSNMVDQSSPITPQLYTFGQFKNDSDCSSTLSLTSISQEDKENQPPSNAILHTKNIPPRANFINNSNNNNIFSSPLALSNSNHSSNNSSLVSLGNQIL, from the coding sequence ATGGGTCTCACAGTAACTGCTAAACAGACGTATTATCCCATCGAGCTTTCCAATGCCGAATTGTTAGCTCATTACGAGGCAGTCCAAGAATATCACAGAGACATTTCTCGCCATGCAGTGTTACAATCCGCTCGTTTCAAACCAGACCCTGCCTTGATAGCCCAACAACCAGAAATGCCTCCTGCATTGACACGTCAACCAGTCGTCACTTTTCTCTACGAACTTTCCGTGTTGTCTCGAGTCACCGACGGTATCTTTTACCACGCAGTGCGTCTCTATGACCGGTACTGTTCCAAACGTGTCGTACTCAAAGACCAATCCAAACTAGTAGTAGCCACTTGTCTCTGGCTGGCGGCAAAGACTTGGGGTGGTTGCAATCATGTCATCAACAACGTCTCTGTGCCCACCGGTGGCCGTTTCTACGGCCCAAACCCTCGCTCCAGAATCCCCAGACTATCCGAATTGGTCCATTATTGTGGCGGGCCCAACGTCTTTGACGAATCCATGTTTATGCAAATGGAAAGACATATCCTAGATACCCTTGCCTGGGATATTTACGAACCCATGATTAACGATTACGTCTTGAACGTCGATGAAAATTGTTTGATCCAATACGAATTGTATAAACGACAGTTGGAACACAACAAGAAATGTCTTTCAAAGAGACAATCCCAATCGTCAGTCGATTCAGATGCCACCGTCAATGACATCCCAGAACACGACGACGACGACGACGACGATGTCGACGACGACGATCTACAGGACGACCAAGATCTTCATATGAAAATCCAATTGAtccatttgaaaaaattccTCATCGAGCTTTCCGCTTGGAATTACCGTCTTTTGGACTACGAAATGTTCGAAGTCGCAAGCGGCATCTGCTCTTTGATCAACCGTTTCACATCCCACGACCAAGGCCCCTTTCTCATCGCCCCTACAATCTCACCTGCACGCTCAACTCAACTAATCAACCTGCTCATCTCTTCCCTATTACATCTACCGGAATCTCTCCTTGCAGTCCATCGCGATTGTCCCGATATCACTTGTTTCGTAGCCAAAGTCAAATCATACAACGAACAATTACAACGACAAATACGTCTTGCATCTTCATTAGACCTTTCACGTAAACTTTCTGCTACTGCCTCGGCTAATGCATCCAACACTGCttctgctgctgctgctgctgctgctgctgctgccgCTGCCTCATCAGCTCCACCTTCCTCCCCTGCATACCCAACTCCAAGTTACACTCCAATCAGAAACACTAGTACCGCATCAGATAACAGCATCTTCAGCAACATGGTAGATCAATCATCCCCCATCACCCCTCAATTATATACATTCGGACAATTCAAAAACGATAGCGATTGCTCAAGCACTTTAAGTTTAACCAGTATCTCTCaagaagataaagaaaacCAACCTCCATCCAATGCAATCCTGCACACGAAAAACATCCCACCAAGAGctaattttatcaataattcaaataataacaacattttttcttctccTTTGGCATTATCGAATAGTAATCATTCAAGTAACAATTCCTCGCTTGTCTCACTCGGTAATCAAAtcttataa
- the TBLA0A02390 gene encoding uncharacterized protein, which produces MQYNAQAGQKETSSENKDNYIIPGLFWDPACIIV; this is translated from the coding sequence atGCAATACAACGCTCAAGCCGGTCAAAAAGAAACTTCatctgaaaataaagataattatattattccTGGTTTATTCTGGGACCCAGCATGTATCATTGTTTAA